In Elaeis guineensis isolate ETL-2024a chromosome 1, EG11, whole genome shotgun sequence, a genomic segment contains:
- the LOC105038265 gene encoding small ribosomal subunit protein uS11z, with amino-acid sequence MSRRKTREPKEENVTLGPTVREGEHVFGVAHIFASFNDTFIHVTDLSGRETMVRITGGMKVKADRDESSPYAAMLAAQDVAQRCKELGITALHIKLRATGGNKTKTPGPGAQSALRALARSGMKIGRIEDVTPIPTDSTRRKGGRRGRRL; translated from the exons ATG TCTAGAAGGAAGACCAGGGAGCCCAAAGAGGAAAATGTGACACTTGGACCAACAGTTCGCGAAGGAGAGCATGTGTTTGGTGTGGCTCACATTTTTGCATCATTCAACGATACTTTCATT CATGTTACTGATTTGTCGGGGAGAGAAACAATGGTTCGCATCACTG GTGGCATGAAGGTTAAAGCTGACAGGGATGAATCATCTCCTTATGCCGCCATGCTTGCAGCACAAGATGTTGCTCAGCGGTGCAAG GAGTTGGGCATTACTGCTCTGCATATTAAGCTGCGAGCCACTGGTGGGAATAAGACAAAGACTCCTGGTCCTGGTGCTCAGTCCGCCCTTAGAGCCTTGGCTCGTTCTGGAATGAAAATTGGGCGTATTG AGGACGTGACCCCTATCCCCACTGACAGCACCCGCAGAAAGGGTGGGAGAAGAGGGAGGAGGCTGTAA